Proteins co-encoded in one Streptomyces sp. SLBN-31 genomic window:
- a CDS encoding LacI family DNA-binding transcriptional regulator — MVRRIPVDKTRRRDRTGQRIVPETARRTDRFSGSRYGNRPTMKDVAARAGVGLKTVSRVVNGEPGVTPETERRVQEAIEALGFRRNDSARVLRKGRTASIGLVLEDLADPFYGPLSRAVEEVARAHGALLINGSSAEDPDREQELALALCARRVDGLVIIPAGDDHRYLEPEVKAGVATVFVDRPAGRIDADVVLSDNFGGARSGVAHLIAHGHRRIGFIGDMPRIHTAAERLRGYRAAMEDAGIPVEDSWMSLGVTDPERVRRAAEDMLTGPDPVTAIFAGNNRVTVTVVRVLAEQSRRVAFVGFDDIELADLLQPGVTVVAQDAAALGRTAAERLFRQLDGELIAPERIELPTRLITRGSGELPPAD; from the coding sequence ATGGTCCGACGCATCCCCGTGGACAAGACCCGTCGACGAGACAGGACAGGACAGCGCATCGTGCCCGAGACCGCCCGCCGCACCGACCGATTTTCCGGCAGCCGCTACGGCAACCGTCCGACCATGAAGGACGTGGCCGCGCGGGCCGGGGTCGGGCTGAAGACCGTCTCCCGCGTGGTCAACGGCGAACCCGGGGTCACCCCGGAGACCGAACGCCGCGTCCAGGAGGCCATCGAAGCGCTGGGCTTCCGCCGCAACGACAGCGCCCGCGTCCTGCGCAAGGGCCGCACCGCCAGCATCGGCCTGGTCCTCGAGGACCTGGCCGACCCGTTCTACGGCCCCCTCAGCCGCGCGGTCGAGGAGGTGGCCCGTGCGCACGGCGCCCTGCTCATCAACGGCTCCAGCGCGGAGGACCCGGACCGCGAGCAGGAGCTGGCGTTGGCGCTGTGCGCCCGCCGGGTGGACGGACTGGTGATCATCCCGGCCGGTGACGACCACCGCTATCTGGAGCCCGAGGTCAAGGCGGGCGTGGCCACGGTGTTCGTGGACCGGCCGGCCGGGAGGATCGACGCGGACGTCGTCCTCTCGGACAACTTCGGCGGTGCCCGCAGCGGGGTCGCCCACCTGATCGCCCACGGCCACCGCAGGATCGGCTTCATCGGCGACATGCCCCGTATCCACACGGCCGCCGAGCGTCTGCGCGGCTACCGGGCGGCCATGGAGGACGCCGGCATACCGGTCGAGGACTCCTGGATGTCCCTCGGCGTCACGGACCCGGAGCGGGTGCGCCGGGCCGCCGAGGACATGCTGACCGGCCCCGACCCCGTCACCGCGATCTTCGCGGGCAACAACCGGGTGACCGTCACCGTGGTGCGCGTCCTCGCCGAGCAGAGCCGCCGGGTGGCCTTCGTCGGCTTCGACGACATCGAGCTCGCGGATCTGCTCCAGCCGGGGGTGACCGTGGTGGCCCAGGACGCGGCGGCGCTCGGCCGGACCGCCGCCGAGCGGCTCTTCCGCCAGCTGGACGGCGAACTGATCGCACCGGAACGCATCGAACTGCCCACTCGCCTGATCACCCGCGGCTCGGGCGAACTGCCACCGGCGGACTGA
- a CDS encoding protein kinase family protein, whose protein sequence is MSSVARIARIARIARHTELATELALLGDAELADLLAAGTPAGVGIGGRYVLVEVAGTPLFVKRVPLTDIELLPPNARSTVNVFDLPAACHYGTGRSPGFGAWRELATHTMTTNWVLSDAFPGFPLLHHWRVLPDDVQPLPEELADVDGTVAYWGGAPQVRERLEALRTASASLTLFLEYFPHTLHDWLDTQVRTEDSDRICTRVDDWLGALTGFLRRRQLLHFDVHFQNVLTDGADFFLTDYGLAFGPRFRLSRPEHAFFDRHRDYDLFHGRAHLVNWLVTALYGYDRLEREAFVRACAVGARADGVPKAAAAIISRDAPLTAVLNGFLSRLRREGRRTPYPYEELRLAHDTSTLSA, encoded by the coding sequence ATGTCCTCCGTCGCCCGCATCGCCCGCATCGCCCGCATCGCCCGCCATACCGAACTCGCCACAGAGCTGGCCCTGTTGGGGGACGCCGAGCTGGCCGATCTGCTGGCGGCCGGGACGCCCGCGGGCGTCGGCATCGGCGGGCGCTACGTGCTGGTCGAGGTGGCGGGCACCCCCCTGTTCGTGAAGCGGGTGCCGCTCACGGACATCGAGTTGCTGCCGCCGAACGCCCGCTCCACGGTGAACGTCTTCGACCTGCCGGCCGCCTGCCACTACGGCACCGGACGCAGTCCCGGCTTCGGCGCCTGGCGCGAGCTGGCCACGCACACGATGACGACGAACTGGGTGCTGTCCGACGCCTTCCCCGGCTTTCCGCTGCTGCACCACTGGCGGGTGCTGCCGGACGACGTACAGCCCCTGCCCGAGGAACTGGCCGATGTGGACGGCACGGTGGCCTACTGGGGCGGCGCCCCGCAGGTACGCGAGCGCCTGGAGGCCCTGCGGACGGCGTCCGCGAGCCTGACGCTGTTCCTGGAGTACTTCCCGCACACCCTCCACGACTGGCTCGACACGCAGGTCCGCACCGAGGACTCGGATCGGATCTGCACGCGGGTGGACGACTGGCTCGGCGCGCTGACCGGCTTCCTCCGGCGCCGTCAACTCCTCCACTTCGACGTCCACTTCCAGAACGTCCTCACCGACGGCGCCGACTTCTTCCTCACCGACTACGGCCTGGCGTTCGGCCCCCGCTTCCGCCTCTCCCGGCCGGAGCACGCCTTCTTCGACCGGCACCGGGACTACGACCTCTTCCACGGCCGCGCCCACCTGGTGAACTGGCTCGTCACCGCCCTGTACGGATACGACAGGCTGGAGCGGGAGGCCTTCGTACGCGCCTGCGCGGTCGGGGCCCGTGCCGACGGCGTCCCGAAGGCGGCTGCCGCGATCATCTCCAGGGACGCGCCGCTCACAGCCGTCCTCAACGGCTTCCTCAGCCGTCTGCGCCGGGAGGGCAGGCGGACGCCGTACCCGTACGAGGAACTCCGTCTCGCCCACGACACCTCCACGCTCTCCGCGTAG
- a CDS encoding NPCBM/NEW2 domain-containing protein gives MRHPHTRTSRRRMLGALTAGLLGTAGLAAPAAVAAPAPKPAAETAAPALADGLALTPPMGFNNWNSTHCRAEFNESMVKGIADLFVEKGLKDAGYRYVNLDDCWALPNRDADGRLVPDPARFPNGIKAVADYVHSKGLKLGIYTSAGTKTCDSVGFPGALGHEYSDARQFADWGVDYLKYDNCNNQGVDAKVRYTTMRDALKATGRPIVYSICEWGENKPWEWAADVGHLWRTTGDISDNWGSMLGILKQNLPLAPYAGPGHWNDPDMLEVGNGGMTDTEYRSHFSMWSVMAAPLLIGSDLRKATPATFDILDNKEVIAVDQDPLGKQGTVVSSSGGRWVVAKEMKDGSRAVALFNENGTAQHISTTAQAVGLPGARGYTLRDLWRHSSYNTAGTISATVPAHGTVLLRISADRAWATHPPAVELGLNRSPLVEAGTPATLTSVVTDWGRTPATRVSVSLTGPDGWAVRAASRPTAALLPTGRSLSTRWTVTAPQGTPTGSYDLTLRASYRSPTGLRATQVLPLTLSVVVPPPSGTSGLGDLPWLSATNGYGPVERNTSNGESAAGDGHPITIGGTVYAKGLGVHASSEVEYYTGKACEKVTADVGVDDEKGANGTVAFEIWADGTKVASTGVLTNAMPAQSLTADVTGTQVVRLVVTDGGDGIDSDHADWANAQVSC, from the coding sequence ATGCGTCACCCGCACACCCGCACATCCCGCCGAAGAATGCTCGGAGCGCTCACCGCGGGCCTCCTGGGCACCGCCGGACTCGCCGCACCGGCCGCCGTCGCAGCACCCGCCCCGAAGCCCGCCGCCGAGACCGCCGCTCCCGCCCTCGCCGACGGTCTCGCCCTCACCCCTCCGATGGGATTCAACAACTGGAACTCCACGCACTGCCGTGCCGAGTTCAACGAGTCCATGGTCAAGGGAATCGCGGACCTGTTCGTCGAGAAGGGCCTCAAGGACGCGGGCTACCGGTACGTCAACCTCGACGACTGCTGGGCCCTGCCGAACCGGGACGCGGACGGCCGGCTCGTCCCGGATCCGGCCCGGTTCCCGAACGGGATCAAGGCCGTCGCGGACTACGTGCACTCCAAGGGCCTCAAGCTCGGCATCTACACCAGCGCCGGCACCAAGACATGCGACAGCGTCGGCTTCCCGGGCGCGCTCGGACACGAGTACAGCGACGCCCGGCAGTTCGCCGACTGGGGCGTGGACTACCTCAAGTACGACAACTGCAACAACCAGGGTGTGGACGCCAAGGTGCGCTACACCACCATGCGCGACGCCCTCAAGGCGACCGGGCGGCCGATCGTCTACAGCATCTGCGAATGGGGCGAGAACAAGCCGTGGGAATGGGCCGCCGACGTCGGTCATCTGTGGCGCACCACGGGCGACATCAGTGACAACTGGGGCTCGATGCTGGGCATTCTGAAGCAGAACCTGCCGCTCGCCCCGTACGCCGGTCCAGGGCACTGGAACGACCCCGACATGCTGGAGGTGGGCAACGGCGGCATGACCGACACCGAGTACCGCAGCCACTTCTCCATGTGGTCGGTCATGGCCGCCCCGCTGCTCATCGGGTCGGACCTGCGCAAGGCCACTCCTGCGACCTTCGACATCCTCGACAACAAGGAGGTCATCGCCGTCGACCAGGACCCGCTGGGCAAGCAGGGGACGGTCGTCTCCTCGTCGGGCGGCCGCTGGGTCGTGGCCAAGGAGATGAAGGACGGCAGCCGCGCGGTGGCCCTCTTCAACGAGAACGGCACCGCCCAGCACATCTCCACCACCGCACAGGCCGTCGGCCTGCCCGGCGCCCGCGGCTACACCCTGCGCGACCTGTGGCGGCACAGCAGCTACAACACCGCGGGCACGATCTCGGCGACCGTCCCGGCGCACGGCACGGTGCTGCTGCGCATCTCGGCCGACCGCGCCTGGGCCACCCACCCGCCGGCCGTGGAACTGGGCCTGAACCGCAGCCCCTTGGTCGAGGCGGGCACACCCGCCACGCTCACCTCCGTCGTCACCGACTGGGGCCGCACGCCGGCCACACGGGTCTCGGTCTCGCTCACCGGACCGGACGGATGGGCGGTCCGGGCGGCCTCACGCCCCACCGCGGCCCTGCTGCCCACCGGCCGCTCCCTGAGCACCAGGTGGACGGTCACCGCTCCACAGGGGACGCCGACGGGCTCGTACGACCTGACACTCAGGGCGAGTTACCGCTCGCCGACCGGTCTGCGCGCCACGCAGGTCCTGCCGCTGACCCTGTCCGTCGTCGTTCCGCCGCCCTCCGGAACCTCCGGGCTCGGCGACCTGCCGTGGCTGTCGGCCACCAACGGCTACGGGCCGGTCGAGCGCAACACCAGCAACGGGGAGAGCGCCGCCGGTGACGGACATCCGATCACCATCGGCGGGACGGTGTACGCCAAGGGCCTCGGCGTCCACGCGAGCAGCGAGGTCGAGTACTACACCGGCAAGGCCTGCGAGAAGGTCACCGCGGACGTCGGGGTCGACGACGAGAAGGGTGCCAACGGCACCGTCGCCTTCGAGATCTGGGCCGACGGCACGAAGGTCGCCTCGACCGGCGTCCTGACCAACGCGATGCCCGCCCAGTCGCTCACCGCGGACGTGACCGGCACCCAGGTGGTCCGGCTCGTCGTCACCGACGGCGGGGACGGGATCGACTCCGACCACGCCGACTGGGCGAACGCGCAGGTGAGCTGCTGA
- a CDS encoding ROK family protein, giving the protein MHTDLVAALDIGGTKIAGALVDGHGRILVRAQRATPAQENGDIVMGAVEEVVGELTASPLWGRATAFGIGSAGPVDASAGTVSPVNVPGWRDYPLVRRVQEAAGGLPVELIGDGVAITAAEHWQGAARGHDNALCMVVSTGVGGGLVLNGQLHPGPTGNAGHIGHISVDLDGDLCPCGSRGCVERIASGPNIARRAIENGWRPGPDGDASAAAVAEAARAGDPVAVASFERAAQALAAGIAATATLVEIDIAVIGGGVGKAGDVLFTPLRKALGDYATLSFVQRLQITPAQMGTDAGLVGAAAAALAKRADAAAV; this is encoded by the coding sequence ATGCACACCGACCTCGTGGCCGCGCTCGACATCGGCGGCACCAAGATCGCCGGGGCGTTGGTGGACGGCCACGGCCGGATCCTGGTCCGCGCGCAGCGCGCGACGCCCGCGCAGGAGAACGGCGACATCGTGATGGGCGCCGTGGAGGAGGTCGTCGGTGAACTGACCGCCTCGCCCCTGTGGGGACGCGCCACGGCCTTCGGTATCGGCAGCGCCGGCCCGGTGGACGCCTCCGCCGGTACCGTCAGCCCGGTGAACGTGCCGGGCTGGCGCGACTACCCGCTCGTGCGCAGGGTCCAGGAGGCAGCCGGCGGCCTGCCCGTCGAGCTGATCGGCGACGGCGTGGCCATCACGGCCGCCGAGCACTGGCAGGGCGCCGCCCGCGGCCACGACAACGCGCTGTGCATGGTGGTCTCCACCGGTGTCGGCGGCGGTCTGGTCCTGAACGGCCAGCTGCACCCGGGACCCACCGGGAACGCCGGTCACATCGGCCACATCAGCGTGGATCTCGACGGTGACCTGTGCCCGTGCGGCTCGCGGGGGTGTGTGGAGCGCATCGCCAGCGGGCCCAACATCGCCCGCCGGGCGATCGAGAACGGCTGGCGGCCGGGTCCGGACGGAGACGCCTCCGCCGCCGCGGTGGCGGAGGCCGCGCGAGCCGGCGACCCGGTCGCGGTGGCGTCGTTCGAGCGGGCCGCCCAGGCGCTGGCCGCCGGGATCGCGGCCACCGCGACGCTCGTCGAGATCGACATCGCCGTGATCGGCGGGGGAGTGGGCAAGGCCGGCGACGTCCTGTTCACCCCGCTGCGCAAGGCGCTGGGCGACTACGCGACCCTGTCCTTCGTGCAGCGCCTTCAGATCACCCCGGCGCAGATGGGCACGGACGCCGGGCTGGTGGGAGCGGCGGCGGCCGCGCTCGCCAAGCGGGCGGACGCGGCCGCGGTCTGA
- a CDS encoding dipeptidase: MSSNPVAETVASLMPRARDELAELVAFKSVADFDQFPRSESEGAARWIADALTAEGFQDVALLDTPDGTQSVYGHLPGPEGARTVLLYAHYDVQPPLDEAGWATPPFELTERDGRWYGRGAADCKGGVIMHLLALRALKANGGVPVHVKVIAEGSEEQGTGGLERYAEEHPDLLAADTIVIGDAGNFRVGLPTVTSTLRGMTMLRVRVDTLEGNLHSGQFGGAAPDALAALIRVLDSLRAEDGSTTVDGLSADGPWEGLQYDEEQFRKDARVLDGVRLIGSGTVADRIWARPAVTVLGIDCPPVVGATPSVQASARALVSLRVPPGADAAEATKLLQAHLEAHTPWGARVAVEQIGQGQPFSADTTSPAYAAMAGAMAVAYPGQEMQYAGQGGSIPLCNTLATLYPEAEILLIGLSEPVAQIHAVNESVSPEELERLSVAEALFLRNYAAN; the protein is encoded by the coding sequence ATGTCGTCGAATCCGGTCGCCGAGACCGTCGCCTCGCTCATGCCGCGAGCGCGGGACGAGCTCGCCGAACTGGTGGCCTTCAAGTCGGTGGCGGACTTCGACCAGTTCCCCAGGAGCGAGAGCGAGGGCGCCGCGCGCTGGATCGCCGACGCGCTGACCGCCGAGGGCTTCCAGGACGTGGCCCTGCTGGACACCCCGGACGGCACCCAGTCCGTCTACGGCCACCTGCCCGGACCCGAGGGCGCCAGGACCGTCCTGCTCTACGCCCACTACGACGTGCAGCCCCCGCTGGACGAGGCAGGCTGGGCCACCCCGCCCTTCGAGCTGACCGAGCGCGACGGCCGCTGGTACGGGCGCGGGGCCGCCGACTGCAAGGGCGGTGTGATCATGCACCTGCTCGCGCTGCGCGCCCTGAAGGCCAACGGCGGCGTCCCGGTCCATGTGAAGGTCATCGCCGAGGGCTCGGAGGAGCAGGGCACGGGCGGTCTGGAGCGGTACGCCGAGGAGCACCCCGACCTCCTGGCCGCCGACACCATCGTCATCGGCGACGCGGGCAACTTCCGCGTCGGCCTGCCGACGGTCACCTCCACCCTGCGCGGCATGACGATGCTCCGAGTCCGCGTCGACACCCTCGAAGGCAACCTGCACTCGGGCCAGTTCGGCGGCGCCGCCCCGGACGCGCTGGCCGCGCTGATCCGCGTACTGGACTCGCTGCGCGCGGAGGACGGCTCGACCACGGTCGACGGGCTGAGCGCGGACGGCCCCTGGGAGGGCCTGCAGTACGACGAGGAGCAGTTCCGCAAGGACGCCAGGGTGCTGGACGGAGTGCGGCTGATCGGCTCGGGCACGGTCGCCGACCGCATCTGGGCGCGGCCGGCCGTCACCGTCCTCGGCATCGACTGCCCGCCGGTCGTCGGCGCCACCCCGTCCGTGCAGGCGAGCGCCCGCGCGCTGGTCAGCCTGCGGGTGCCGCCGGGCGCGGACGCGGCCGAGGCGACCAAGCTGCTGCAGGCCCATCTGGAGGCGCACACCCCGTGGGGTGCCCGCGTGGCCGTCGAGCAGATCGGTCAGGGCCAGCCGTTCAGCGCCGACACCACCAGTCCGGCATACGCGGCGATGGCGGGGGCGATGGCGGTCGCCTACCCCGGCCAGGAGATGCAGTACGCCGGCCAGGGCGGCTCGATCCCGCTGTGCAACACGCTCGCCACGCTCTACCCGGAGGCGGAGATCCTGCTGATCGGTCTGAGCGAGCCGGTTGCGCAGATCCACGCGGTCAACGAGAGCGTTTCGCCCGAGGAACTGGAGCGGCTGTCGGTGGCCGAGGCCCTGTTCCTGCGCAACTACGCGGCGAACTGA
- a CDS encoding geranylgeranyl reductase family protein yields MSSENSSADDVQRVWDVVVVGAGPAGASAAYAAAVAGRRVLLLEKAELPRYKTCGGGIIGPSRDSLPPGFELPLRDRVHAVTFSNNGRFTRTRRSRQMLFGLINRPEFDQQLVEHAQKAGAELRTGVTVQRVEQHGSAVPDRRTVAVVLQGGETLLARAVVGADGSASRIGAHVGVKLDQVDLGLEAEIPVPETVAEDWKGRVLIDWGPMPGSYGWVFPKGDTLTVGVISARGEGAATKRYLEEFIGRLGLAGFEPSISSGHLTRCRADDSPLSRGRVLVCGDAAGLLEPWTREGISFALRSGRLAGEWAVRIAEAHDAVDARRQALNYAFAIKAGLGVEMSVGKRMLTVFERRPGLFHAVLTGFRPAWNAFKEITQGSTSLGELVRTHPMAHRALSALDRRPAGGVTAGPVGDEGAEVSS; encoded by the coding sequence GTGAGCAGCGAGAACTCTTCGGCGGACGACGTGCAGCGGGTGTGGGACGTCGTCGTGGTGGGCGCGGGACCCGCGGGGGCCTCGGCCGCCTACGCGGCCGCGGTGGCGGGACGGCGTGTGCTGTTGCTGGAGAAGGCGGAGCTGCCGCGCTACAAGACGTGCGGCGGCGGCATCATCGGGCCCTCGCGCGACAGCCTGCCGCCCGGCTTCGAGCTGCCGCTGCGGGACCGCGTGCACGCGGTCACCTTCTCCAACAACGGCCGCTTCACCCGCACCCGCCGCTCCCGGCAGATGCTCTTCGGGCTGATCAACCGGCCCGAGTTCGACCAGCAGCTCGTCGAGCACGCGCAGAAGGCGGGCGCCGAGCTGCGGACCGGCGTCACCGTGCAGCGCGTCGAGCAGCACGGCTCGGCGGTCCCCGACCGGCGCACGGTCGCCGTGGTCCTGCAGGGCGGCGAGACGCTGCTCGCCAGGGCCGTGGTCGGCGCGGACGGCAGCGCGAGCCGGATAGGAGCGCACGTCGGCGTCAAGCTCGACCAGGTGGACCTCGGCCTCGAGGCGGAGATCCCGGTGCCCGAGACCGTCGCCGAGGACTGGAAGGGGCGGGTCCTGATCGACTGGGGGCCGATGCCCGGCAGTTACGGCTGGGTGTTCCCCAAGGGGGACACGCTCACGGTCGGTGTGATCTCGGCCCGCGGCGAAGGCGCGGCCACCAAGCGGTACTTGGAGGAGTTCATCGGCCGGCTCGGTCTCGCCGGGTTCGAGCCGAGCATCTCCTCCGGCCACCTGACCCGCTGCCGGGCCGACGACTCGCCCCTGTCGCGCGGCCGGGTGCTGGTGTGCGGCGACGCGGCCGGACTGCTGGAGCCGTGGACGCGCGAGGGCATCTCCTTCGCGCTGCGCTCCGGGCGGCTCGCGGGAGAGTGGGCGGTGCGGATCGCCGAGGCGCACGACGCGGTGGACGCCCGGCGGCAGGCCCTGAACTACGCGTTCGCGATCAAGGCGGGGCTCGGTGTCGAGATGAGCGTCGGCAAACGGATGCTGACGGTCTTCGAGCGCCGTCCCGGTCTGTTCCACGCGGTGCTGACGGGGTTCCGGCCCGCGTGGAACGCGTTCAAGGAGATCACCCAGGGTTCGACGTCCCTCGGCGAGCTCGTGCGCACCCACCCGATGGCGCATCGCGCCCTGAGCGCGCTGGACCGGCGTCCGGCCGGCGGCGTGACGGCCGGCCCGGTGGGCGATGAGGGCGCCGAGGTCAGTTCGTGA
- a CDS encoding TetR/AcrR family transcriptional regulator, with the protein MSTPHSARARARIEVTAAIKDEARRQLASEGATKLSLRAVARELGMVSSALYRYFPSRDDLLTALIIDAYDSLGAAAEAAAEAVSDAKPTRRWIAVCEAVRAWSLAHPHEYALIYGSPVPGYVAPQTTVPAASRVGLLLIGIVRDAIKNPGVTFPPLAAELRPEAERLAADIAPDLPPEVAAALVAAWAQLFGLVGFELFGQFNRVVEDREAFFRHAAGQLALGVGLSDRPSARR; encoded by the coding sequence ATGAGTACCCCCCACAGCGCCCGCGCCCGAGCCCGGATCGAAGTCACCGCCGCCATCAAGGACGAGGCCCGCCGGCAACTCGCCTCGGAGGGCGCGACCAAGCTCTCGCTGCGGGCCGTCGCCCGCGAGCTGGGCATGGTCTCCTCCGCCCTCTACCGGTACTTCCCCAGCCGCGACGACCTGCTGACGGCGCTCATCATCGACGCCTACGACTCCCTGGGCGCGGCGGCCGAGGCGGCGGCCGAGGCCGTCTCCGACGCCAAGCCCACCCGGCGCTGGATCGCCGTCTGCGAAGCCGTACGCGCCTGGTCCCTCGCGCACCCCCACGAGTACGCCCTCATCTACGGCTCACCGGTGCCCGGTTACGTCGCCCCGCAGACCACCGTCCCCGCCGCCTCCCGGGTCGGCCTGCTGCTGATCGGCATCGTGCGCGACGCGATCAAGAACCCCGGCGTGACCTTCCCCCCGCTGGCCGCCGAACTGCGCCCGGAGGCCGAGCGCCTCGCCGCCGACATCGCCCCCGATCTGCCGCCCGAGGTCGCGGCGGCGCTGGTCGCCGCCTGGGCGCAGCTGTTCGGGCTGGTGGGGTTCGAGCTGTTCGGCCAGTTCAACCGGGTCGTCGAGGACCGGGAGGCGTTCTTCCGGCATGCCGCGGGCCAACTCGCCCTGGGCGTCGGACTCTCGGACCGCCCGTCGGCGAGGCGCTGA
- a CDS encoding MBL fold metallo-hydrolase, which translates to MDVVELLPRLYLLRFPVGQAYLWCDADELTLVDAGPAGSGAAVAAVAEPLGTIRRIVLTHFHEDHVGGAGELAALTGAEVVAHHLDAPAIRGEVPGPPPVFEDWELPIHAEAARRLPEAPFVRPSLITEVTDGDVLGFGNGAHVLHTPGHTDGSIAVHLPRRRVLFTGDTVAASPVDGGVMPGVFNLHRPRLLASLHRLASLDCDVACFGHGDPVVGQAGTVLRRTADRHPVRP; encoded by the coding sequence ATGGACGTCGTAGAGCTGCTGCCGCGGCTGTATCTTCTGCGTTTTCCCGTGGGCCAGGCCTATCTGTGGTGCGACGCCGACGAGTTGACGCTCGTCGACGCGGGTCCGGCAGGCTCGGGGGCCGCCGTCGCGGCCGTTGCCGAGCCGCTCGGCACGATCCGCCGCATCGTGCTCACCCACTTCCACGAGGACCATGTGGGCGGCGCGGGCGAGCTCGCCGCGCTGACCGGCGCCGAGGTGGTGGCCCACCACCTGGACGCCCCCGCGATCCGGGGCGAAGTGCCGGGCCCGCCGCCGGTGTTCGAGGACTGGGAGCTGCCGATCCACGCGGAGGCCGCCCGCCGTCTCCCCGAGGCCCCCTTCGTCCGCCCTTCGCTGATCACCGAAGTCACCGACGGTGACGTCCTCGGCTTCGGCAACGGTGCCCACGTCCTGCACACCCCCGGTCACACGGACGGCAGCATCGCCGTCCATCTGCCGCGTCGGCGGGTGCTGTTCACGGGTGACACCGTGGCGGCGTCGCCGGTCGACGGCGGGGTGATGCCGGGCGTGTTCAACCTGCACCGGCCCCGGTTGCTCGCCTCGTTGCACCGACTGGCCTCGCTGGACTGCGACGTGGCGTGCTTCGGGCACGGTGATCCGGTCGTCGGCCAGGCCGGCACGGTCCTTCGCCGAACGGCGGACAGGCACCCGGTCCGACCCTGA
- a CDS encoding nitroreductase family deazaflavin-dependent oxidoreductase, with amino-acid sequence MSAHVHVQKPGWFTVNVFNRAVAWMTRRGLSVWGSRVLAVRGRKSGEWRTTPVNLLTVDGQQYLLAPRGHVQWTHNMRAAGGGELRLGKNVDVFTAVEVADDDKVPLLRAYLKRWKAEVGVFFNGVGPDSPDADLRRIAADHPVFRITVTN; translated from the coding sequence ATGTCCGCGCACGTCCACGTCCAGAAGCCCGGTTGGTTCACCGTCAACGTCTTCAACCGCGCGGTCGCCTGGATGACCCGCCGCGGCCTCAGCGTCTGGGGCTCCCGGGTCCTGGCGGTGCGCGGCCGCAAGAGCGGCGAGTGGCGCACCACCCCCGTCAACCTGCTGACCGTCGACGGGCAGCAGTACCTGCTCGCCCCGCGCGGTCACGTCCAGTGGACGCACAACATGCGCGCCGCCGGCGGCGGTGAACTGCGCCTGGGCAAGAACGTGGACGTGTTCACCGCCGTCGAGGTCGCCGACGACGACAAGGTCCCGCTGCTGCGGGCCTACCTCAAGCGCTGGAAGGCCGAGGTCGGAGTCTTCTTCAACGGCGTGGGCCCGGACTCCCCCGACGCCGACCTGCGCCGCATCGCGGCCGACCACCCCGTCTTCCGGATCACCGTCACGAACTGA
- a CDS encoding NUDIX domain-containing protein — MTVVWINGAFGAGKTTTARELIELIPNSTLFDPEVVGGALAHLLPAKHLAEVGDYQDLPIWRRLVIDTAAAMLAELGGTLVVPMTLLRQEYRDEIFGGLAARRITVRHVLLAPAETILRERIAAREVPPDLPDGEMRIRQWSYDHIEPYRSALAGWLTADAHPVDTGALTPYEAAVRVAEAVGSGQVPVCDIVQTPEPTAETLAAGVLLFDEQDRVLLVDPTYKAGWEFPGGVVEPGEAPARAGMREVAEETGIHLDDVPRLLVVDWEAPAPPGFGGLRLLFDGGRLESAEAERLLLPGPELRDWRFVSEQEAADLLPPVRYERLRWALRARERGAALYLEAGIPLG; from the coding sequence GTGACCGTCGTCTGGATCAACGGCGCGTTCGGTGCGGGGAAGACGACCACCGCACGGGAACTGATCGAACTGATCCCGAACAGCACGCTCTTCGACCCCGAGGTCGTCGGCGGAGCGCTGGCACACCTGCTCCCGGCCAAGCACCTCGCCGAGGTCGGCGACTACCAGGACCTGCCGATCTGGCGGCGTCTGGTGATCGACACGGCGGCCGCCATGCTCGCGGAACTCGGCGGGACGCTCGTGGTCCCCATGACCCTGCTGCGCCAGGAGTACCGCGACGAGATCTTCGGCGGGCTCGCCGCCCGTCGCATCACGGTCCGGCATGTGCTCCTCGCCCCGGCCGAAACGATCCTGCGCGAGCGAATAGCCGCCCGGGAGGTCCCGCCCGACCTCCCCGACGGCGAGATGCGGATACGGCAGTGGTCGTACGACCACATCGAGCCGTACCGCAGCGCCCTGGCCGGCTGGCTCACCGCCGACGCCCACCCCGTCGACACCGGTGCTCTCACCCCGTACGAGGCCGCGGTCCGCGTCGCGGAGGCGGTGGGCAGCGGTCAGGTGCCGGTGTGCGACATAGTGCAGACGCCCGAGCCGACCGCCGAGACGCTCGCCGCCGGCGTCCTCCTCTTCGACGAACAGGACCGCGTCCTCCTCGTCGACCCCACCTACAAAGCCGGCTGGGAGTTCCCCGGCGGCGTCGTGGAACCGGGCGAGGCACCCGCCCGCGCCGGCATGCGCGAGGTCGCCGAGGAGACCGGCATCCACCTGGACGACGTACCGCGGCTGCTGGTCGTCGACTGGGAGGCGCCCGCGCCGCCCGGCTTCGGCGGGCTGCGGCTCCTGTTCGACGGCGGCCGGCTCGAATCCGCCGAGGCGGAGCGGCTGCTGCTGCCGGGGCCCGAACTGCGCGACTGGCGTTTCGTCAGCGAGCAGGAGGCCGCCGACCTGCTGCCGCCGGTCCGCTACGAGCGGCTGCGCTGGGCCCTGCGGGCGCGGGAACGCGGCGCGGCGCTCTACCTCGAGGCGGGCATTCCGCTCGGCTGA